A genomic segment from Leptolyngbya boryana PCC 6306 encodes:
- a CDS encoding pentapeptide repeat-containing protein: protein MFLAIPRSIRRFIYALLILALAWFWILMGASPAYAETKFLNYSNANLTGQDLSNQDFEGGVFVSAEMRETNFKGANLKNSMLTKGNLLGADLSGANLQGSLIDRVTLYKANLSNAILVGATLTNTILDEAEITGVDFTDAILDRYTTAQLCKRAAGTNPMTGVDTRESLGCR, encoded by the coding sequence ATGTTTTTAGCGATTCCGCGATCGATCAGGCGTTTCATTTATGCGCTGCTAATTTTGGCATTAGCCTGGTTCTGGATTCTTATGGGCGCAAGCCCTGCTTATGCTGAAACCAAATTTCTCAATTACTCGAATGCCAATTTGACAGGTCAAGATCTCTCGAATCAAGATTTTGAAGGTGGAGTGTTTGTTTCGGCAGAGATGCGAGAGACAAATTTCAAAGGCGCAAATCTGAAAAATTCGATGCTCACCAAAGGAAATTTGTTGGGTGCCGATTTGAGTGGAGCAAATTTGCAAGGATCGTTGATCGATCGAGTGACGCTCTACAAAGCAAATCTCAGCAATGCGATTTTAGTTGGAGCGACCTTGACAAACACGATTTTAGATGAAGCAGAAATTACCGGGGTCGATTTTACGGATGCGATCCTCGATCGCTATACAACGGCACAACTGTGTAAACGGGCGGCTGGAACGAATCCGATGACGGGTGTGGATACTCGTGAAAGTTTAGGCTGTCGTTAG
- a CDS encoding LCP family protein encodes MKESRSQPTLDPTSVPGQSIPAKSRLPVPVEPPRPKPSLTKTLTWIAAFLGATTISAMLGTTLALLAPIPGAAPEQGRKLLGDLWSSGFQYKISRPVNVLVMGIDRVVDAKPGSDEVFSGRSDTMLLLRLDPTDNSVNVLSIPRDTQVEVPGIGVTKINQANASGGPLLARETISKTLNGVEVDRYVRVSTDAFRELVDLVGGIDVYVPQRMEYTDNTQKLKIDLQPGWQTLDGAKAEQFARFRHDSFGDIGRVQRQQALIKALRAKLTNPLILPRIPNLVSMMQKYIDTNLSMEEMLALVNFGQKLDKDDFKMVLLPGRFSAPNEFRASYWIMDEQGRDRVMQEYFKASTATADELPLANLKIAIQNASNDPQAGAQFAQYLSTLGYTNVYQAENWQDLQQKTQIIVQKGDLQGAKVLQGELGFGKVEATSTGELDSDLTIRIGSDWSAMRSKLPQ; translated from the coding sequence GTGAAAGAGTCTAGAAGCCAACCGACGCTAGATCCCACTAGTGTGCCTGGGCAGTCTATCCCGGCAAAATCTCGACTGCCTGTTCCAGTGGAACCGCCTCGCCCAAAGCCTTCTCTGACTAAGACGTTGACTTGGATTGCTGCCTTTTTAGGGGCAACGACGATTTCTGCAATGCTTGGAACCACGCTTGCCCTGCTTGCTCCGATTCCAGGTGCGGCTCCAGAGCAAGGTCGGAAGCTGCTTGGCGACTTGTGGAGCAGCGGATTTCAGTACAAGATTTCTCGTCCGGTGAACGTTCTGGTGATGGGAATTGATCGGGTTGTGGACGCTAAGCCTGGTTCGGACGAAGTCTTTTCAGGCCGCAGCGATACGATGCTGTTGCTCCGACTTGATCCAACAGATAATTCGGTGAATGTGCTGTCGATTCCTCGCGACACTCAAGTCGAAGTTCCAGGAATTGGTGTGACAAAGATCAACCAAGCCAATGCCAGTGGTGGCCCTCTTCTTGCTCGCGAGACGATTAGTAAAACGCTCAATGGCGTAGAAGTCGATCGCTATGTTCGCGTCAGCACCGATGCGTTTCGTGAATTAGTTGATTTAGTTGGCGGTATCGATGTGTATGTTCCGCAGCGGATGGAATATACAGATAACACTCAAAAACTCAAGATCGATCTTCAGCCAGGTTGGCAAACTTTGGATGGTGCGAAAGCAGAACAGTTCGCTCGATTCCGCCACGATTCGTTCGGTGACATCGGGCGGGTACAGCGTCAGCAAGCTCTGATCAAGGCACTGCGGGCTAAATTGACGAATCCGTTGATTCTGCCGCGTATTCCAAACCTGGTTAGCATGATGCAGAAGTACATTGATACGAATCTCAGCATGGAAGAAATGCTGGCGTTGGTCAACTTTGGGCAAAAGCTGGATAAAGATGACTTTAAAATGGTGCTGTTGCCTGGACGGTTTAGTGCTCCGAATGAGTTCCGTGCCAGCTATTGGATTATGGATGAGCAGGGACGCGATCGCGTCATGCAAGAGTATTTCAAAGCTTCTACTGCAACTGCTGACGAACTCCCGCTGGCAAATCTGAAAATTGCCATTCAGAATGCTTCTAATGATCCCCAAGCTGGTGCGCAATTTGCGCAGTACTTGAGCACGCTGGGGTATACCAACGTTTACCAAGCTGAGAACTGGCAAGATCTCCAGCAAAAAACTCAAATTATCGTGCAAAAAGGCGACTTGCAAGGTGCGAAAGTGCTGCAGGGGGAATTGGGATTTGGCAAGGTTGAAGCCACTTCGACCGGAGAGCTGGATTCAGATTTGACGATTCGGATTGGCAGCGACTGGAGCGCTATGCGGTCTAAACTGCCTCAGTAG
- a CDS encoding MFS transporter yields MTFKFKLFGSAGTDRRGYSVEPLPITPTPAHITESPEPITGSEAVFPLAAMPESRFSKSEIRSSLRASTLDGIFAAVFSNIAGGVLLSNFLVELHASPVEIGLSASIPMMANLLQPLGAWLGDRTTSRHNYCLAIYTPSRLIWLLLPICIGLFTAGKIADHTLVLFTLAIVFCTHFLGALGGASWLSWLAALVPRRLRGRYFSIRNSAANLTCLISVPLGGFLVSKFATGSILGYGVILVFGIVAGILSLGFQWFMNDVNPQEQQKAVTASDEIATDAIPLITVLKDANFVRFLIYFSVWMFAVNLSAPFFNLYLLDNLGLDVSWVTIYSSLTSAANLLMLVFWGRIADRVGNRFLLLSVGVLVAATPIFWLGTGTDLLSLWLWLPLLHILAGGTWAAIDLCNNNIQLEIAPLQNQSTYFALAAAIAGVSGALGTTAGGFLAELANYGGLPGLFLISTIVRFVALAPLIWVQERGGRSVRQVLRSYFAKDQVDLQLSEKS; encoded by the coding sequence GTGACATTTAAATTTAAACTTTTTGGAAGCGCAGGCACGGATCGTCGAGGTTATTCTGTGGAGCCATTACCGATTACCCCCACTCCCGCACATATTACAGAGTCCCCAGAGCCAATTACAGGCAGTGAAGCCGTTTTTCCGTTGGCTGCAATGCCCGAATCGAGATTTTCTAAGAGTGAAATTCGATCGAGCCTGCGCGCCTCTACTTTAGATGGGATCTTTGCCGCAGTCTTCTCCAATATTGCTGGAGGAGTCCTCCTCAGTAATTTCTTAGTTGAACTTCATGCCAGTCCGGTTGAAATTGGGTTATCTGCTTCGATTCCCATGATGGCGAATTTGCTGCAACCGCTCGGAGCTTGGCTCGGCGATCGTACGACTAGCCGCCATAATTACTGTCTGGCAATTTATACGCCTTCTCGATTAATCTGGCTTTTATTGCCAATTTGTATTGGCTTATTTACTGCTGGAAAAATTGCGGATCATACGCTCGTTCTTTTCACGTTAGCGATCGTCTTTTGCACGCATTTTTTAGGCGCTTTGGGCGGGGCTTCCTGGCTGTCTTGGCTGGCGGCACTGGTTCCCAGACGCTTACGCGGTCGATATTTCAGCATTCGTAACAGTGCGGCAAATCTCACTTGTTTAATTAGCGTGCCACTGGGTGGATTTTTAGTCTCGAAATTTGCAACCGGATCGATTTTGGGGTACGGAGTCATCTTAGTGTTCGGCATTGTGGCGGGAATTCTCAGTCTTGGATTTCAGTGGTTTATGAACGATGTGAATCCGCAAGAGCAGCAGAAAGCCGTGACGGCTTCCGATGAGATCGCGACCGATGCAATTCCTTTAATCACCGTTCTCAAAGATGCCAATTTTGTCCGATTTCTGATTTACTTCAGCGTTTGGATGTTTGCAGTCAATTTGAGTGCGCCCTTTTTTAATCTCTATTTGCTCGATAATTTGGGCTTGGATGTGAGTTGGGTGACGATTTATAGCAGTCTGACTTCTGCGGCAAATTTGCTGATGCTCGTTTTTTGGGGAAGAATTGCCGATCGCGTAGGCAATCGATTTTTGCTCCTCAGCGTTGGCGTGCTCGTTGCAGCGACTCCGATTTTCTGGCTGGGGACAGGAACGGATCTGTTATCCCTCTGGCTATGGTTGCCGTTGCTGCACATCTTAGCGGGCGGAACTTGGGCTGCGATCGACCTTTGCAATAACAATATTCAGCTTGAAATCGCACCCCTGCAAAATCAATCGACATATTTTGCACTGGCGGCTGCGATCGCGGGTGTCAGCGGTGCGTTGGGAACGACAGCAGGCGGATTTCTCGCAGAGCTTGCCAATTATGGCGGGTTGCCCGGATTATTTTTGATTTCTACGATCGTCCGATTTGTGGCGCTCGCGCCGTTAATTTGGGTGCAGGAAAGGGGAGGGCGATCAGTCCGGCAGGTTCTACGATCGTATTTTGCGAAGGATCAAGTCGATTTACAACTGTCAGAAAAATCTTGA